A DNA window from Paenibacillus andongensis contains the following coding sequences:
- a CDS encoding alpha/beta-type small acid-soluble spore protein: MARNNNKVVPESKKALDILKYEIAAELGLPVGKQISLHADTEFATELGSIPSSSMKEDYWGHISSRDAGAVGGTITKRLIQRAEEALFSL, translated from the coding sequence ATGGCTAGAAACAATAATAAAGTAGTTCCTGAATCGAAGAAGGCATTGGATATTTTAAAATATGAGATTGCTGCCGAATTAGGTCTACCTGTCGGTAAACAAATATCGCTTCATGCGGATACGGAGTTTGCGACGGAATTGGGTTCGATTCCTTCCTCTTCAATGAAAGAAGACTACTGGGGACATATCTCGTCTAGAGATGCTGGAGCAGTAGGAGGAACGATTACTAAAAGACTGATTCAGAGAGCAGAAGAAGCACTATTTTCTTTGTAG
- the metK gene encoding methionine adenosyltransferase yields the protein MAQVRGRRLFTSESVTEGHPDKICDQISDSVLDAFLANDPNARVACEVSVATGLVLVIGEITSSSEYVDIQAIARQTIKEIGYTRAKYGFDSQTCAVLVSLNEQSPDIAQGVNRALEAREGSMSDEEIEAIGAGDQGLMFGFAVNETPELMPLPISISHQLARRLTEVRKNGTLPYLRPDGKTQVTVEYVDDKPVRVDAIVVSTQHGEEVTLEQIQKDIKEHVINPIVPAHLLDENTNYFINPTGRFVIGGPQGDAGLTGRKIIVDTYGGYARHGGGAFSGKDPTKVDRSGAYAARYVAKNIVAAGLAEKCEVQLAYAIGVARPVSIAVDTFGTGKVSEEKLVELIHNNFDLRPAGIIKELDLRRPIYRQTAAYGHFGRNDLDVPWERTDKAESLKTQALV from the coding sequence ATGGCGCAAGTACGTGGACGTCGTTTATTTACATCCGAATCCGTAACAGAAGGTCATCCGGATAAAATTTGTGACCAAATTTCTGACTCGGTATTGGATGCATTTCTTGCCAATGATCCGAATGCTCGTGTAGCATGTGAGGTATCTGTAGCAACTGGTTTAGTTTTGGTAATCGGTGAGATTACTTCAAGCTCTGAATATGTGGATATTCAAGCGATCGCTAGACAAACAATTAAGGAAATTGGTTACACGCGTGCTAAGTATGGTTTTGATTCCCAAACTTGTGCGGTTCTCGTTTCTTTGAATGAACAATCCCCTGATATTGCACAAGGTGTTAACAGAGCCCTTGAAGCAAGAGAAGGTTCGATGTCTGATGAGGAAATTGAAGCAATCGGTGCTGGTGACCAAGGTCTGATGTTCGGATTCGCGGTTAACGAGACGCCTGAGCTTATGCCTCTTCCAATCTCGATTTCTCACCAATTGGCTCGTCGTTTAACAGAAGTTCGCAAAAATGGAACTCTTCCATACCTGCGTCCTGACGGTAAAACACAAGTAACGGTTGAGTACGTAGATGATAAACCAGTTCGTGTTGATGCGATTGTTGTATCCACACAGCATGGTGAAGAAGTAACTTTGGAGCAAATTCAAAAAGATATTAAAGAACATGTCATTAACCCAATCGTTCCAGCACACTTGTTGGATGAGAATACAAACTATTTCATTAACCCTACTGGACGTTTCGTTATTGGTGGACCTCAAGGGGATGCTGGGTTGACTGGTCGTAAAATCATCGTTGATACGTATGGTGGTTACGCTCGTCACGGCGGCGGCGCATTCTCTGGTAAGGATCCAACGAAAGTTGACCGTTCCGGTGCATATGCAGCGCGTTATGTTGCGAAAAACATCGTAGCAGCTGGACTTGCTGAAAAATGTGAAGTTCAACTAGCATACGCAATTGGTGTAGCTCGTCCAGTGTCCATTGCTGTGGATACTTTTGGTACAGGTAAAGTTAGTGAAGAGAAGCTCGTTGAGTTGATCCACAATAACTTTGACCTACGTCCTGCGGGCATCATTAAAGAGCTTGATCTGCGTCGTCCAATCTACCGTCAAACAGCTGCTTATGGTCACTTTGGCCGTAATGATCTGGATGTTCCTTGGGAGCGCACGGATAAGGCTGAGTCTTTGAAAACACAAGCATTGGTTTAA